Sequence from the Trichomycterus rosablanca isolate fTriRos1 chromosome 10, fTriRos1.hap1, whole genome shotgun sequence genome:
aacacGTGTTTAATGGTGAAGTGTTATTGCTGTCAACACAGAtgcactatatgggcaaaagtattgggaaacCCCttctatttattacatttatctgTTCAGCCACAGTAGTTGCTTAGAGGTGTGGTAATTAACtaatataaaggaaataatatgcatccaactttgcagcaacactttagggaaggtcctttagtgttccagcatgagtgtcctgcacagagcccaacagcagagactcaacagctctgggatgaaccggaacgtcaACTGATCAATAAGCTGACtttatgggcacaaattcccacagacttgtAAGAAGCTTCTCTGaaaagcggctgttgttctagctgaaatgaTGATTCTGATGGTCTGTTTTAAACGCAGCACCAGTCCAGCACTTCACTGGTAATCGTTGGCCTTCCAGGTACCTACAGAGTCATTTCACTGCCAGAAAGTACTAAAATTTGTCCCAGATACCTGAGGGTCAGTGACCTGTCCACAGGTGAGCCAGGCACAGCAGGTAACACGGCAGTTTACGTTAAAAAAAAAGGTactaattaaacattttatttaatatttactgtCTGGAAACTTCAGTTCCttcatttaaaataagaaataaaacagtaCCTGCATATAATCAAGTCTAAACACATAACAGCACCTTTAATCTTCCCTaaccaaaataaaaatacagcttTTTAATCCTTCACTCTCTCACGGCAGGATTTTAATCGTTTAACTGAATGGATTCAAGTCTCCTGTGACGGCGAGGAGTGGTGCGCGACCTCACGTCTGAGGCTTCAGTACGAACACGGCATCGTCTAACACGTAGTAATCCTGACTCATGTCTCCCTCGCACAGGTACGGCAGGCGCGTCACGGCTTCCATCTCCAGCCCCACCTCCCTGAAAATGACCTCGGACAGGTTCGTAACCTGCTCCTCCCAGGTCCCGCCCGTCAGCTGAATCCACTCGGTCGGCCGCACCCACCTTCCTCCTGGAAACAAGACGGTGAATCGTCGGTGAACTGGTTTTAAACTACCACACTGAACGAAGAATAACCACGCCCGGCTGTGCGGACCTTACCTGCCTCTACGTACGGCTGGAAGGGCAGGACCACGGCGAGGATTAGCCGCCCCGTGCCCGGTACCAGAGCCTTCTTGATGTCTCTGAGCATTTGGAGGGGTTCATCACACCGGTCCAGGAGATTCAAACAGCTGATGACGTCAAACTGGAACCCAGTGTTCTGCCACTCATCGATTTCTAACAACCTGATCAAACAAGGAGCTCACAGTCAGTACAGGACGTAAAGATCTGTGGGACACAGTGGAGTAAATTAACCCtgcttaatttacatttacagtacaaagtaccgtgacagtacattgtctaagcaattgagggttaggggccttgctcaagagcccaacagtggcaatctggcagtggtggggcttgaaccagtgatgtttcgattattagtccagtaccttacaaACTGTTCAAGCAGTGATTGTAAGCCTGTGTGTAACAGAAATCTGCATCTCCTGATTGCACGGCTCATGAAAAGCTCCGGTACATCACTTAATATTCACTGTGATGTTCcatctgcatgccgaggtgttGGCAGGCGGTTGCTTTGGAATCCCAGGTGTTTACAAGTGTGTTGCTGGTGTGTCCAGCACGAGGCTTGATGTTTAGGGCTGCAGCTACAGGTCACTTGTATAAATggtaaaaaaagtacatttatttttccATCTCAAATCTGTCAACAACTGCCAACTTAGCCAATGCTATTCATACACAACCCTGAAttaggatgaagctgagatgtttcatcttctctctgctcgacttcatttcatttattaataaacatccattcctgcatttcagacctgcaacacagtccaaaaaaagttgggacagggagaTATTTAGGGTGAGTAATGAGGTGATTCtagtcatggtttggtacaaaagcagcatccaggagaggCTTCGGAGTCtctgaggagcaaagatgatcagaggatccagtttgtccacaaacgtgtgagaaaatgattcaaatatttaaaaacgaGGTTCATCACAAAAAGatcagaagggatttgcatgttctccctctacagtgcagaatatcattaaaccattcaaggaatcgacaAAAGTAGAGGGTACGGGTGCTGGAgcgtcctgcctgcagtcctgctcTGTCCCCGATAGAGGACGTGAGGAGAATCTTGAACCCTGAACTGTTCCACACATTAAGACGTGTtcgcaggaagaacgggacaaaataacggaaacacgtCATCGCTCGGCGTCCTCGGTGCCCAAACGTCTTTTAAGCGTCGTGAGAAGGAACGGAGACGGTACAGagcggtaaatgctttaccgtcccaactttatttggaatgttaagcaggtctgaaatgcaggaatggacgtttattaataaatgaaatgaagtcgagcagAGAGAGCCCTACATCACCACAATCTGACCACGTCACACACAGTATGAAAGTGAAGATGTAAGTGAGGATGTAATGTATATATCTCACCTATATTTCTTCCTCTGCAGCTGCCACCTCATCGGAGGAGAAACTTCCGTGGCGTAAATCTCTCTGAAATGAGGGCCCATGATATCTGTGACGGCTCCGTCTCCAGCGCCGAGGTCCAGCAACCTCTCGGCTCTCCAGTGAGGATGGATCTGAAGGAGGAGGTGAAACTGCTCCTCTGAGAAAACGAACATGGAACCTCGGCCTAGAAACCTATTAACGGAGAAACACGCTTCACCATCGCTGCAGTGACGACCGCGCCCTTCAAATAACTCATAATCAAACGGTGGCACCACGTACCCATTGATGGACGTCCTTGAGACGATGGGGCTGAAGATGGTGGAGAAGAGCGAGTGGTAGAGCTGGGTGAACAGCCAGCCGGATTTCTCCGCACTCCTCTGGAGAAAAGCTCGAGTATCGGCGTCCAGCTGACTCTGCACGAACAGCGCACGGACGTCCTCACCCAGCAGGTCGGGGCGGCACTGGTACAACTGAACAcagttaaaataatgtaaattattactgtataaacacacacagttcagaTCAAAGGTTTACTTCCACTTTTACACAACACGCACGTCAtgggattttaatcatttatgCAACTGTTCTGTTCATGTGACCAAAttatcaaaacacacacacacacacacacacacacacacacacacacactcacactctttTATGTTCCTTTACAACGTgtttacagcggtaccttgtaacccctaaacttgaaatcaactcagcgtgtgaatctgagctgaatctgcatcagtgtggaataaggtgcagatccagggttacagctccacatgtatctgtgtttatctggattctcctccctgtttcacttttaaacttgtgttacagctccagcttctgagaaatgctgagaatcagaatcagcttctcccagagtctaaaacgcttctggttgaaaataaagcttaacgtggtttaatgtagtaaaagaaggagacaggagcactaaacttctcttcattattactgctcataagttcctccactaatcacattcctcactcgctgttttactacagtaagtcacgctgagttttgtgcaccgccgtcacacttcatagaaaataacggcacagcggcgcagaagcggttttgtcacttctcgtgtgaatgcgtcggtgctgaagggaatacggtattccaacatcgagcatctccagcattaagaagcatcaggaaacaataaagaagtaaaactaca
This genomic interval carries:
- the mettl9 gene encoding methyltransferase-like protein 9 produces the protein MSSPQMKTLVFGAWLVLYVSVLIAARRMWTGKYFRRSLVRNLYTNMISSVEFTGEELQQLYQCRPDLLGEDVRALFVQSQLDADTRAFLQRSAEKSGWLFTQLYHSLFSTIFSPIVSRTSINGFLGRGSMFVFSEEQFHLLLQIHPHWRAERLLDLGAGDGAVTDIMGPHFREIYATEVSPPMRWQLQRKKYRLLEIDEWQNTGFQFDVISCLNLLDRCDEPLQMLRDIKKALVPGTGRLILAVVLPFQPYVEAGGRWVRPTEWIQLTGGTWEEQVTNLSEVIFREVGLEMEAVTRLPYLCEGDMSQDYYVLDDAVFVLKPQT